Proteins encoded together in one Caballeronia sp. NK8 window:
- a CDS encoding OmpA family protein yields the protein MSINLVQAVNAAISENIAEQLSQQFGIPGQIVRQLAARIAPGLVASLMDRATLVPGSQSVYSVIMQPETNAYIVDQFTKLIATTGGLKQLEVNGHSLAALATGHRVDALSDAVSAETGVPTQATSSLAGIVAAVLFGIMKRHFLLAQWGLPQVPKLLRDQVGEINGSMSNAVAAAIGVGNTEGFTSCITPRLDTVASSLEARMDADVAVAVAPPEPIVKVAAQSAPVSAPTPPAPTTPPMRAPVRKPAPTRSNKWIWLLFAVLAVILALVYYRGFTHSDSVDLSAAPATQPVTNVSTPASSPAPLSTQAADITPVVASATVDTPAATAAPAETTPAPTIETAAWKDAQLLFNVNTTGVPAVEATVGTEAEKKHLLDAMTARFGKAFSADISVVPQTRPAPWLSRLNDFFPLMAVPGAEAKISGSKVELSGTAANAKLGWTDRLKNTLGGMFQVAAFDVDGAVASATQSFRSAMKSLLATDTPCSGKKLTRVLDLQVVNFARSSAQVPESAYATLGETAQLLKSCAAKGSMVKLEVAGYSDAQGTAAAKLEVSKERAQAVRGFLVRNGVPPQSLSASGYGDANPVADNETASGRFANRRIAFVVKKG from the coding sequence ATGAGCATCAATCTGGTTCAGGCGGTCAATGCCGCGATCTCGGAAAACATCGCGGAACAGTTGTCGCAACAGTTCGGCATCCCGGGGCAAATCGTCCGGCAACTGGCGGCCCGCATCGCGCCGGGACTCGTCGCGTCGCTGATGGACCGGGCGACGCTCGTGCCCGGATCGCAGTCGGTGTATTCCGTCATCATGCAGCCGGAGACCAACGCGTATATCGTCGACCAGTTCACGAAGCTGATCGCGACGACCGGCGGACTCAAGCAACTCGAAGTCAACGGCCATTCGCTCGCCGCGCTCGCAACGGGTCACCGCGTCGATGCGCTGAGCGACGCCGTTTCGGCTGAAACCGGCGTTCCCACGCAAGCCACGTCTTCGCTCGCGGGCATCGTCGCCGCCGTGCTCTTTGGCATCATGAAGCGGCACTTCCTGCTCGCACAATGGGGCTTGCCGCAAGTGCCCAAGCTGTTGCGCGACCAGGTCGGCGAGATCAACGGATCGATGTCGAACGCGGTCGCGGCGGCCATCGGCGTCGGCAATACCGAAGGCTTCACCAGTTGCATCACGCCGCGGCTCGATACCGTCGCGTCGAGCCTGGAAGCGCGCATGGATGCCGATGTCGCCGTGGCGGTCGCGCCGCCCGAGCCCATCGTGAAAGTGGCCGCGCAAAGCGCGCCCGTTTCCGCGCCCACGCCTCCCGCACCGACAACGCCGCCGATGCGCGCACCGGTACGCAAACCCGCGCCGACACGTTCGAACAAGTGGATCTGGCTGCTCTTCGCCGTGCTGGCGGTGATTCTCGCGCTGGTCTACTACCGCGGCTTCACGCACAGCGATAGCGTCGATCTGAGCGCCGCGCCGGCCACCCAACCAGTCACGAACGTGTCGACGCCGGCTTCATCACCCGCACCGCTGAGCACGCAGGCTGCGGACATTACGCCGGTCGTCGCGTCCGCTACCGTCGATACGCCGGCCGCAACGGCGGCGCCTGCGGAGACCACTCCTGCACCGACGATCGAGACCGCCGCCTGGAAAGATGCGCAGTTGCTGTTCAACGTCAACACAACGGGCGTTCCGGCCGTCGAGGCGACAGTCGGCACGGAAGCGGAGAAGAAGCATCTGCTCGACGCGATGACAGCGCGCTTCGGCAAAGCCTTCAGCGCGGACATTTCCGTCGTTCCGCAAACGCGGCCGGCCCCCTGGCTCTCGCGCCTGAACGACTTCTTTCCGCTCATGGCCGTGCCTGGCGCGGAAGCCAAGATCAGCGGCTCGAAAGTGGAACTGAGCGGCACTGCGGCGAATGCAAAGCTCGGCTGGACCGATCGCCTCAAAAACACGCTCGGCGGCATGTTCCAGGTTGCTGCGTTCGACGTGGACGGCGCTGTCGCCAGCGCAACGCAATCCTTTCGCAGCGCGATGAAGAGCCTGCTCGCCACGGACACGCCCTGCTCTGGCAAAAAACTCACCCGCGTGCTCGACCTTCAGGTCGTCAATTTCGCGCGCTCGAGCGCGCAGGTGCCGGAAAGTGCGTACGCCACGCTCGGCGAGACGGCGCAATTGCTCAAGAGCTGCGCGGCCAAGGGTTCCATGGTGAAGCTGGAAGTCGCCGGCTATTCGGATGCGCAAGGCACGGCCGCGGCGAAACTGGAAGTGTCGAAGGAACGCGCTCAGGCGGTTCGCGGATTCCTGGTGCGCAACGGCGTGCCGCCGCAGTCGCTCAGCGCATCAGGTTACGGCGACGCCAATCCGGTCGCCGACAACGAAACCGCGAGCGGTCGTTTCGCGAATCGACGAATTGCGTTCGTCGTCAAGAAAGGCTGA
- a CDS encoding YciI-like protein, with protein sequence MHYLLIYDLCADYLERRAQFRDAHLALAWAAVERGDIVLAGALDAPADRAMLLFHSESPAAAEDFAKHDPYVTNGLVERWEVRKWNTVVGASAATPVR encoded by the coding sequence ATGCATTACCTGTTGATTTACGACCTCTGTGCGGACTATCTGGAGCGCCGCGCGCAATTTCGCGACGCGCATCTGGCCCTCGCGTGGGCGGCGGTGGAGCGCGGCGACATCGTGCTTGCGGGCGCGCTCGACGCCCCCGCCGATCGCGCGATGCTGTTGTTTCACAGCGAGTCGCCCGCCGCCGCGGAAGACTTCGCGAAGCATGACCCGTATGTGACGAATGGGCTGGTGGAACGCTGGGAAGTGCGCAAGTGGAACACGGTCGTGGGCGCGAGTGCGGCCACGCCCGTGCGATAG
- a CDS encoding LysR family transcriptional regulator, with protein MIDRVHAMRVFTRVVDTNSFTRAAESLGMPRASVSTTVQQLEALVGVQLLARTTRRLNLTVDGAAYYERCAQILADIDELESGFGAGEERLRGRLRVEMPDTVATSIVVPALPEFHARYPQIELSIGIGNRNVDLVGEGVDCSVQLGELPDSGLIARRLGMLEQVTCASPAYLDKHGMPQTLDELAQHVAVNCVSEKSGRPADFDFDVDGEPVTMKMRGFVQVADEHAYLACGVEGLGLIQPLRIAAQSYLRSGQLREVLPQWKSPPLKVSVAFLKSRQATPRVSVFVDWLAALFERSQQLDDTLTSLYRSAQRRGPSRRDRPEEETADA; from the coding sequence GTGATCGATCGCGTCCATGCCATGCGTGTCTTCACGCGTGTCGTCGATACGAACAGCTTCACGCGTGCAGCCGAGTCGCTTGGCATGCCGCGCGCGAGTGTTTCGACGACCGTGCAACAACTCGAAGCGCTAGTCGGCGTGCAATTGCTCGCACGCACGACGCGGCGCCTGAATCTCACCGTCGATGGTGCCGCGTACTACGAGCGTTGCGCGCAGATCCTCGCCGACATCGACGAACTCGAATCCGGTTTCGGCGCGGGCGAGGAGCGCCTGCGCGGACGGCTGCGCGTCGAAATGCCCGACACCGTCGCGACATCGATCGTCGTGCCCGCGCTGCCGGAGTTTCATGCACGCTATCCGCAGATCGAGCTGTCGATCGGCATCGGCAATCGCAATGTCGATCTGGTCGGCGAAGGCGTCGATTGCAGTGTGCAACTCGGCGAACTGCCCGATTCGGGCCTGATCGCGCGCCGCCTCGGCATGCTCGAACAGGTGACGTGCGCGAGTCCCGCATATCTGGACAAGCACGGCATGCCGCAAACGCTCGACGAGCTCGCGCAGCACGTCGCGGTCAATTGCGTTTCGGAGAAAAGCGGCCGCCCCGCCGATTTCGATTTCGATGTCGATGGCGAGCCCGTCACGATGAAAATGCGCGGCTTCGTGCAGGTCGCCGACGAACACGCGTATCTCGCATGCGGCGTCGAAGGGCTCGGGCTGATTCAGCCGCTGCGCATCGCGGCGCAGTCTTATCTGCGCTCGGGACAACTGCGCGAAGTGCTGCCGCAATGGAAATCGCCGCCGCTCAAAGTCTCGGTGGCGTTTCTGAAAAGCCGTCAGGCGACGCCGCGCGTGTCGGTGTTCGTCGACTGGCTCGCGGCGCTGTTCGAGCGTTCGCAGCAGCTCGACGACACGCTGACGAGTCTGTATCGCTCGGCTCAGCGTCGCGGTCCATCGCGCCGGGACCGTCCCGAGGAAGAAACCGCCGACGCGTGA
- a CDS encoding mechanosensitive ion channel family protein, with the protein MNFDFLPDPLPQQLAAHPWLQLIAGLVALALIAIFVQWVVARIVLYVAHRLLVLAGHQKWDRAFIKHRAYHRLWYAVPFATVALGIDEVPRIGHWATVIGRIAHGGAWVCIFFAAGSALSAWQDVYAESKEAQTRSIKGYIQIGKLGLALVCGVLVLSILIDRSPLWMLSGLGALSAVLLLVFKDTLLSLVASTQLTSNDMLRIGDWIEMPQAAADGFVKDIALHTVKVQNWDNTVTTVPTYKLFSESYRNYRHMFESGGRRIKRTLRIDAQCVRFLSDEETARLKRFRLLHDYLEQKQTEVEQANRNLGELANEPANRRRLTNIGTFRAYGLAYLQRHPEIRQDMAIMVRMMEPESQGIPVEVYCFTATTAWTQYERIQGDVFDHLLSILPEMGLRLYQAPSGADMNGFVGRLRGEMPTL; encoded by the coding sequence ATGAATTTCGACTTCCTTCCCGATCCGCTGCCGCAACAACTCGCCGCTCATCCGTGGTTACAACTGATCGCGGGCCTCGTCGCGCTCGCGCTGATCGCGATCTTCGTGCAATGGGTGGTCGCGCGCATCGTGCTGTATGTCGCGCATCGACTGCTCGTGCTGGCCGGGCATCAGAAGTGGGATCGCGCGTTCATCAAGCATCGGGCGTATCACCGGCTCTGGTATGCGGTGCCGTTCGCGACCGTTGCGCTCGGTATCGACGAAGTGCCGCGCATCGGCCACTGGGCCACGGTCATCGGCCGCATCGCGCACGGCGGCGCGTGGGTCTGCATTTTCTTCGCCGCGGGCAGCGCGCTGTCGGCGTGGCAGGACGTCTATGCGGAAAGCAAGGAAGCGCAGACGCGCTCCATCAAAGGCTATATCCAGATCGGCAAGCTGGGGCTCGCGCTCGTGTGCGGCGTGCTCGTGCTGTCGATTCTCATCGACCGTTCGCCGCTCTGGATGCTGTCCGGTCTCGGCGCGCTGTCCGCCGTGCTGCTGCTCGTGTTCAAGGACACCTTGCTGTCGCTGGTAGCCAGCACGCAACTCACCTCGAACGACATGCTGCGCATCGGCGACTGGATCGAAATGCCGCAAGCCGCCGCCGATGGCTTCGTGAAGGACATCGCGCTGCACACGGTCAAGGTGCAGAACTGGGACAACACCGTGACCACGGTGCCTACCTACAAGCTCTTTTCCGAGAGCTACCGCAATTACCGGCACATGTTCGAATCGGGCGGGCGGCGCATCAAGCGCACCTTGCGCATCGACGCGCAATGCGTGCGCTTTCTTTCCGACGAGGAAACCGCGCGTCTGAAGCGCTTTCGCCTGCTGCACGATTATCTGGAGCAGAAGCAGACGGAAGTCGAGCAGGCCAACCGCAATCTCGGCGAACTGGCCAACGAGCCCGCGAACCGGCGGCGCCTCACGAATATCGGCACGTTCCGCGCGTACGGGCTGGCTTATCTGCAGCGTCATCCGGAGATTCGCCAGGACATGGCGATCATGGTGCGCATGATGGAGCCGGAATCGCAGGGTATCCCGGTGGAGGTGTACTGCTTCACCGCGACGACCGCGTGGACGCAATACGAGCGCATTCAGGGCGATGTCTTCGATCATCTGCTGTCGATCCTTCCCGAGATGGGCCTGAGGCTGTATCAGGCGCCTTCGGGCGCGGACATGAACGGTTTCGTGGGCCGCCTGCGCGGCGAAATGCCCACGCTGTGA
- a CDS encoding MurR/RpiR family transcriptional regulator: protein MSRSLSVRAPASADDLIAARIAAAMPTLTPIHRRMGAFVLANLFRSATMRIDELAGAVGASVATANRFARALGFSGYPSFREALVRGFEATIAPVERLRTALESPASGAEVFDASLAQAAANLRLAQTSVDGAKAETIVDTILAAPRVFTIGYGASAFLAGLLEHGLTPYCANVQSLALMGGPSHAARRLFTAARGDVLIAIAFPRYVDDTITLAQLARDHGLRVVALTDSAASPLAQVADLVLAIRAERRLAANCDTAVLAVIEALCDAVAHRAKRSVEAASGLTEFVLPWLVAPSLPKEAHAVQATRRTTAKRHTHTESRKS, encoded by the coding sequence ATGTCCCGTTCCCTATCGGTTCGTGCGCCGGCGAGCGCAGACGATCTGATCGCCGCGCGCATCGCCGCGGCCATGCCGACGCTCACGCCCATCCATCGGCGCATGGGTGCATTCGTGCTGGCGAACCTGTTTCGCTCGGCGACCATGCGTATCGACGAACTGGCGGGCGCGGTGGGCGCGTCGGTGGCGACGGCGAACCGTTTTGCGCGCGCGCTCGGCTTCTCCGGCTATCCGTCGTTTCGCGAGGCGCTCGTGCGCGGTTTCGAGGCGACCATCGCGCCGGTCGAGCGCTTGCGCACCGCGCTCGAATCGCCGGCGAGCGGCGCGGAGGTGTTCGATGCATCGCTTGCGCAGGCGGCGGCGAATCTGCGTCTTGCTCAAACCTCCGTCGATGGCGCGAAGGCCGAGACAATCGTCGATACGATTCTCGCCGCGCCGCGCGTCTTCACGATCGGCTACGGCGCGAGCGCCTTTCTGGCCGGGCTGCTGGAGCACGGGCTCACGCCGTATTGCGCGAACGTGCAGTCGCTCGCGTTGATGGGCGGACCGTCGCACGCCGCGCGGCGGCTCTTCACGGCGGCGCGCGGCGATGTGCTGATCGCGATCGCGTTCCCGCGTTATGTCGACGACACCATCACGCTCGCGCAGCTCGCGCGCGATCACGGCCTGCGTGTCGTCGCGCTCACGGACAGCGCCGCGTCGCCGCTCGCGCAGGTCGCGGATCTCGTGCTCGCGATCCGCGCCGAACGCCGGCTCGCGGCGAATTGCGACACGGCGGTGCTGGCCGTCATCGAAGCGCTGTGCGATGCGGTCGCGCACCGGGCCAAGCGCTCGGTCGAGGCGGCATCGGGATTGACCGAATTCGTCTTGCCCTGGCTCGTCGCGCCTTCTTTGCCGAAAGAAGCGCACGCGGTTCAGGCAACGCGCCGCACCACTGCGAAACGACACACTCATACGGAATCGCGCAAGTCATGA
- a CDS encoding isoaspartyl peptidase/L-asparaginase family protein — MNATPVIAIHGGAGTIVRHAMNAEAEARYHAALTDILSAAQRVLADGGSALDAVTEAVRLLEDCPLFNAGHGAVFTAAGTHELDASVMDGATLEAGAISCVTRVKNPVLAARRVLDVSDHVMFTGPGAEAFAAAQGLEFVDPSYFYTEARHQQWLNARGTSGTMLDHDAMTKFAFSNDPRDPIDPIDPDKKFGTVGAVALDANGHLAAATSTGGITNKQAGRVGDAPLIGAGCYANDATCAVSTTGTGEMFIRMLAAYDVSAQMEYRGVSLEDASNDVVMTRLPRIEGRGGLVAVDAKGNVVLPFNTEGMYRGFARVGEAPVTAIYR; from the coding sequence ATGAACGCCACACCAGTCATCGCCATTCACGGCGGCGCGGGCACGATCGTGCGCCACGCGATGAACGCCGAAGCCGAAGCGCGTTATCACGCGGCGCTGACGGACATCCTGAGCGCGGCGCAACGCGTGCTCGCCGATGGCGGCAGCGCGCTCGATGCCGTCACCGAAGCCGTGCGCCTGCTCGAAGACTGTCCGCTCTTCAACGCGGGCCACGGCGCGGTGTTCACGGCGGCGGGCACGCATGAACTGGACGCTTCGGTGATGGACGGCGCGACGCTCGAAGCCGGCGCGATCAGTTGCGTGACGCGCGTGAAGAATCCCGTGCTCGCGGCGCGTCGTGTGCTCGACGTGAGCGATCACGTCATGTTCACGGGGCCGGGCGCGGAAGCGTTCGCGGCGGCGCAAGGTCTCGAATTCGTCGATCCGTCGTACTTCTACACGGAGGCACGCCATCAGCAATGGCTCAACGCGCGCGGCACCTCGGGCACGATGCTCGATCACGACGCGATGACGAAGTTCGCCTTCTCGAATGATCCGCGCGATCCCATCGATCCCATCGATCCCGACAAGAAGTTCGGCACGGTCGGCGCGGTCGCGCTCGATGCCAACGGCCATCTCGCGGCAGCGACGTCGACAGGCGGCATAACCAACAAGCAGGCTGGCCGCGTCGGCGATGCGCCGCTGATCGGCGCGGGCTGCTACGCGAACGACGCGACCTGCGCGGTTTCGACCACCGGTACCGGCGAGATGTTCATCCGCATGCTCGCGGCGTACGACGTGTCGGCGCAAATGGAATATCGCGGGGTATCGCTGGAAGACGCATCGAACGATGTCGTGATGACCAGGCTGCCACGCATCGAAGGGCGCGGCGGACTCGTCGCTGTCGATGCGAAGGGCAATGTCGTGCTGCCGTTCAACACGGAAGGCATGTATCGCGGCTTCGCGCGCGTGGGCGAAGCGCCCGTCACGGCGATCTATCGATGA
- a CDS encoding dipeptide ABC transporter ATP-binding protein translates to MMSATLPDARVIDVRDLSVAFRSRARTVEAVRSISFTVDRGETLAIVGESGSGKSVTSLALMRLVEHGGGRIVSGSIAFRRRNGQVLDLAKASSATMRGVRGADIAMIFQEPMTSLNPVFTVGDQIAEAIALHQNKSASEARAEALRLLDLVRIPEARRVFARYPHQLSGGMRQRVMIAMALSCKPALLIADEPTTALDVTIQAQILQLVRGLQNEMNMGVIFITHDMGVVAEVADRVLVMYRGEKVEEAQSDALFHAPKHPYTKALLAAVPTLGAMRGTDRPAKFPILEVERVDLAPDDASALRPSEAVEKEQQPAVDETIRPILRVRDLVTRFPVKSGLFGRTTAAVHAVERVSFDLRPGETLALVGESGCGKSTTGRSLLRLVESQSGSIEFDGRDISKLEGHELQTLRRNIQFIFQDPFASLNPRLTVGFSVMEPLLVHGVASGKQAQARVDWLLEKVGLPPEAAQRYPHEFSGGQRQRIAIARALALNPKVVIADESVSALDVSVRAQIVNLMLDLQRELGVAYLFISHDMAVVERVSHRVAVMYLGQIVEIGPRAAVFEAPRHPYTRKLMSAVPVADPSRRHAQRMLAADEIPSPIRKLGDEPIVAKLVAVGPDHYVAEHHVGGAY, encoded by the coding sequence ATGATGAGCGCGACGCTGCCCGATGCCCGTGTGATCGACGTGCGCGATCTGTCGGTCGCGTTTCGCTCGCGCGCACGCACGGTCGAAGCCGTGCGCAGCATTTCGTTCACCGTGGATCGCGGCGAGACGCTGGCGATCGTCGGTGAATCGGGCTCGGGCAAGTCGGTGACGTCGCTTGCGCTAATGCGGCTCGTCGAGCATGGCGGCGGCCGGATCGTGTCGGGCAGCATCGCGTTTCGCCGCCGCAACGGGCAAGTGCTCGATCTCGCGAAGGCGTCGTCGGCAACGATGCGGGGCGTGCGCGGCGCGGACATCGCGATGATCTTCCAGGAGCCGATGACCTCGCTCAATCCGGTCTTCACGGTCGGCGATCAGATCGCGGAAGCGATTGCGCTGCATCAGAACAAAAGCGCGTCGGAGGCGCGCGCCGAAGCGCTGCGTCTGCTCGATCTCGTACGCATTCCCGAAGCGCGCCGCGTGTTCGCGCGTTATCCGCATCAGCTGTCGGGCGGCATGCGCCAGCGCGTGATGATCGCGATGGCGCTGTCGTGCAAGCCCGCGCTCCTGATCGCCGACGAGCCGACCACCGCGCTCGATGTCACGATCCAGGCGCAGATCCTGCAACTCGTGCGCGGCCTGCAGAACGAAATGAACATGGGCGTGATCTTCATCACGCACGATATGGGCGTGGTCGCGGAAGTGGCGGACCGCGTGCTCGTGATGTATCGCGGCGAGAAAGTGGAAGAGGCGCAATCGGACGCGCTGTTTCACGCGCCGAAGCATCCGTACACGAAGGCGCTGCTCGCCGCCGTGCCGACGCTCGGCGCGATGCGCGGCACCGATCGTCCCGCGAAGTTCCCGATCCTCGAAGTGGAACGGGTCGACCTTGCGCCCGACGATGCGAGCGCGTTGCGTCCGTCCGAGGCGGTCGAAAAGGAACAGCAGCCTGCCGTCGACGAAACCATCAGGCCGATTCTGCGCGTGCGCGACCTCGTCACGCGCTTTCCGGTGAAAAGCGGCTTGTTCGGCCGCACGACGGCGGCGGTGCATGCGGTCGAGCGCGTGAGCTTCGATCTGCGTCCGGGCGAGACGCTCGCGCTCGTCGGCGAATCGGGCTGCGGCAAATCGACGACGGGGCGCTCGCTGCTGCGGCTCGTCGAAAGCCAGAGCGGCTCCATCGAATTCGATGGACGCGACATCAGCAAGCTCGAAGGTCACGAGCTGCAGACCCTGCGGCGCAATATCCAGTTCATCTTTCAGGACCCGTTCGCGTCGCTCAATCCGCGTCTGACGGTCGGCTTCTCGGTCATGGAGCCGCTGCTCGTGCATGGCGTCGCGAGCGGCAAGCAAGCGCAGGCGCGGGTCGACTGGCTGCTCGAAAAAGTCGGCTTGCCGCCCGAAGCGGCGCAGCGTTATCCGCATGAATTCTCGGGCGGACAACGACAGCGCATCGCGATTGCAAGGGCGCTCGCGTTGAACCCGAAGGTCGTCATCGCCGATGAATCCGTGTCCGCGCTCGATGTCTCCGTGCGCGCGCAGATCGTCAATCTGATGCTCGATCTGCAGCGCGAACTCGGCGTCGCGTATCTGTTCATCTCGCACGACATGGCGGTCGTCGAGCGCGTGAGTCATCGCGTGGCAGTGATGTATCTCGGGCAGATCGTCGAGATCGGGCCACGCGCGGCCGTGTTCGAAGCGCCGCGTCATCCGTACACGCGCAAGCTGATGAGCGCGGTGCCGGTCGCCGACCCGTCACGCCGGCACGCGCAGCGCATGCTCGCCGCCGACGAGATTCCAAGCCCGATCCGCAAGCTCGGCGATGAGCCCATCGTCGCGAAACTCGTAGCCGTAGGACCAGACCATTACGTCGCCGAGCATCACGTTGGTGGCGCGTACTGA
- the gsiB gene encoding glutathione ABC transporter substrate-binding protein GsiB, with translation MPSFKLRSILAASAFAALTSLAPVAAHAQGTAVMAVASTFTTMDPYDANDTLSQAVAKSFYQGLFGFDKDMKIQNVLATSYEASPDAKVYTIHLRKDVKFHDGTDFNADAVKAVFDRVTNPDNKLKRYNLFNKIEKTEVVDPYTVKITLKIPFSAFINVLAHPSAVMISPAALQKYGKDIAFHPVGTGPFEFVEWKQTDDLKVKKFAGYWKKGLPKIDMIDWKPVVDNNTRSALMQTGEADFAFSVPFEQAATLKANPKVDLIAAPSIIQRYVSMNVLQKPFDNPKVREAMNYAINKEALVKVAFAGYAVPAEGVVPPGVEYATKLGPWKYDPAKARELLKEAGYPNGFETVLWSGYNHTTAQKIIQFVQQQLAQVGVKASVEALEAGQRVQRIESAPDPKTAPVRMLYIGWSSSTGEADWALSPLLGGTSFPPKLFNTAYYKSDQVDDDLSKALATTDRGEKAKLYADAQKRIWADAPWIFLVTEKVVYARSKRLSGAYVMPDGSFSFEEIAIK, from the coding sequence ATGCCGTCCTTCAAACTGCGCTCGATACTCGCTGCAAGCGCATTCGCCGCGCTGACCTCACTCGCGCCGGTGGCGGCGCATGCGCAAGGCACCGCCGTGATGGCCGTCGCCTCGACCTTCACGACGATGGACCCGTACGACGCCAACGACACGCTCTCGCAAGCGGTGGCGAAGTCGTTCTATCAGGGTCTGTTCGGCTTCGACAAGGACATGAAGATCCAGAACGTGCTCGCGACGAGCTACGAGGCGAGCCCCGACGCGAAGGTCTACACGATCCATCTGCGCAAGGATGTGAAGTTCCACGACGGCACCGACTTCAACGCCGACGCCGTGAAGGCCGTGTTCGACCGCGTGACCAATCCGGACAACAAGCTCAAGCGCTACAACCTCTTCAACAAGATCGAGAAGACCGAAGTGGTCGATCCGTACACGGTGAAGATCACGCTGAAGATTCCGTTCTCGGCGTTCATCAACGTGCTCGCGCATCCGTCGGCGGTGATGATTTCGCCGGCCGCGCTGCAGAAGTACGGCAAGGACATCGCGTTTCATCCGGTCGGCACGGGGCCGTTCGAATTCGTCGAATGGAAGCAGACCGACGACCTGAAGGTGAAGAAGTTCGCCGGCTACTGGAAGAAGGGTTTGCCGAAGATCGACATGATCGACTGGAAACCCGTGGTCGATAACAACACCCGTTCCGCGCTCATGCAGACAGGCGAGGCGGACTTCGCGTTCTCGGTGCCGTTCGAGCAGGCCGCGACGCTCAAGGCGAACCCGAAGGTCGATCTGATCGCGGCGCCATCGATCATTCAGCGCTACGTCAGCATGAACGTGCTGCAAAAACCCTTCGACAATCCGAAGGTGCGCGAGGCGATGAACTATGCGATCAACAAGGAAGCGCTCGTGAAGGTGGCGTTCGCGGGCTATGCCGTGCCGGCCGAAGGCGTGGTGCCGCCGGGCGTCGAATACGCGACCAAGCTCGGACCGTGGAAATACGATCCCGCGAAGGCGCGCGAACTGTTGAAGGAAGCAGGCTATCCGAACGGCTTCGAAACCGTGCTGTGGTCGGGCTATAACCATACGACCGCGCAGAAGATCATCCAGTTCGTGCAGCAGCAACTGGCGCAGGTGGGCGTGAAGGCATCGGTCGAAGCGCTCGAAGCGGGGCAGCGCGTGCAGCGCATCGAGAGCGCGCCCGATCCGAAGACGGCGCCGGTGCGGATGCTCTATATCGGCTGGTCGTCGTCGACGGGCGAAGCGGACTGGGCGCTCTCGCCGCTGCTCGGCGGCACGTCGTTCCCGCCGAAACTCTTCAACACCGCGTACTACAAGAGCGATCAGGTCGATGACGATCTCTCCAAGGCGCTCGCCACCACCGATCGCGGCGAGAAAGCGAAGCTCTACGCCGACGCACAGAAGCGCATCTGGGCCGACGCGCCGTGGATCTTCCTCGTCACGGAGAAGGTCGTTTACGCGCGCAGCAAGCGTCTGTCGGGCGCGTACGTGATGCCCGACGGCTCGTTCAGCTTCGAAGAGATCGCCATCAAGTAA
- the gsiC gene encoding glutathione ABC transporter permease GsiC: MLNFIAKRLLGLLPTLFIVAVLVFFFVHMLPGDPARLAAGAEADEATVALVRADLGLDKPLPQQLVGFFGKIVHFDFGMSTRSKRPVSTEIAERFMPTLWLTLASMVWAVIFGMGIGIVSAVWRNRWPDRLGMTLAVSGISFPAFALGMLLMEIFSVKLGWLPIVDDGTWKGYVLPSITLGAAVAAVMARFTRASFVEVLGEDFVRTARAKGVHEPMVILKHCLRNAMIPVVTMMGLQFGFLLGGSIVVEKVFNWPGLGRLLVDAVEMRDYPVIQAEVLLFSLEFIVINLIVDVLYAIINPTIRFK; this comes from the coding sequence ATGCTCAACTTCATCGCCAAACGACTGTTAGGCCTGCTGCCGACGCTCTTCATCGTCGCGGTGCTCGTGTTCTTCTTCGTGCACATGCTGCCGGGCGATCCGGCGCGGCTCGCCGCGGGCGCGGAAGCCGACGAAGCGACCGTCGCGCTCGTGCGTGCCGACCTCGGTCTGGACAAGCCGCTGCCGCAGCAACTGGTGGGCTTCTTCGGCAAGATCGTGCATTTCGACTTCGGCATGTCGACGCGCAGCAAGCGGCCCGTGTCGACGGAAATCGCCGAGCGCTTCATGCCCACGTTGTGGCTCACGCTCGCGAGCATGGTGTGGGCGGTGATCTTCGGCATGGGCATCGGCATCGTGTCGGCGGTATGGCGCAATCGCTGGCCGGACCGTCTGGGCATGACGCTCGCGGTGTCGGGCATTTCGTTTCCGGCGTTCGCGCTCGGCATGTTGCTGATGGAAATCTTCTCGGTGAAGCTCGGCTGGCTGCCGATCGTCGACGACGGCACATGGAAGGGCTACGTGTTGCCGTCGATCACGCTGGGCGCGGCGGTCGCGGCGGTGATGGCGCGCTTCACGCGTGCGTCGTTCGTCGAAGTGCTCGGCGAGGACTTCGTGCGAACCGCGCGCGCAAAAGGCGTGCACGAACCGATGGTCATCTTGAAGCACTGCCTGCGCAACGCGATGATTCCCGTCGTCACGATGATGGGCCTGCAATTCGGCTTTCTGCTCGGCGGCTCGATCGTCGTGGAGAAGGTGTTCAACTGGCCGGGCCTCGGGCGTCTTCTGGTCGACGCCGTCGAGATGCGCGACTATCCGGTGATTCAGGCGGAAGTGCTGCTGTTTTCGCTGGAATTCATCGTGATCAACCTGATCGTGGACGTGCTGTACGCGATCATCAACCCGACCATCCGTTTCAAGTGA